Proteins from one Panicum virgatum strain AP13 chromosome 7K, P.virgatum_v5, whole genome shotgun sequence genomic window:
- the LOC120640464 gene encoding ABC transporter C family member 10-like isoform X4, whose product MLVATPPTIRSSMSGVKTLDDELVQELNSLRASCSCANPLLLIGIAALLVIIPCLQLLLSFRKSRASARQLVALRFNSPLQFAGVVFNGCLGLVYLGLGLWMVAVDNIHQDASVYQPHWWLVALLQGFSLILTGFTFSVRPCFLGVAFVRFWSVFLIVCAAFIFYSSIVHIDVADKAITMKACFDVLFLLGTLLFIVYGIGHIKEDGYGGTDNDLREPLNIEISSDTDHSDSQMSPFAKAGFFSTMSFLWLNPLMKMGYEKPLEEKDLPLLDPTDRSHNQYLMLLEKLNNKELQRNGTPSIFWTIISCHKSGIMVSGLFALVKVLVLSSGPLLLKAYVNVSLEKGTFTYEAYVLAAALLFCKCCESLSQRQWYFRTRRLGLQVRSFLSAAIYKKHQKLSNTGKMKHSSAEIISYVTVDAYRIGEFPYRFHQTWTASLQLCIALSILYNAVGLAMIASLVVIIITVLCNTPVAKLQHKFQSELSKAQDVRLKAMFESLTHMKVLKLYAWEKHFKMVIKGLREIEYKWLSTYQLSRAYSRVLFWASPVFVSAATFFTCYLLKIPLDATNVFTFVATLSLVQDPIRQIPDVIGVVIQAKVAFSRIARFLDAPELRGQVRHKHCIGEFPIVINSGSFSWDENPFKSTLKNINLVVKIGAKVAICGEVGSGKSTLLAAVLGEILKIEGMIQVCGKIAYVSQDAWIQTGTVRDNILFVSPMDKRRYQETLSRCCLVKDLEMLPFGDHTQIGERGVTLSGGQKQRIQLARALYQNADIYLLDDPFSAVDAHTATSLFNEYVMGALSDKTVLLVTHQVDFLPGFDSILLMSNGEIIRSAPYQDLMVSCQEFQNLVKAHKNTIRISDLNKVLSHKAKGMSTKKKNDNHGNIYLESVKPSPANQLIKTEEREIGDTGLKPYILYLRQNKGFLNASLCAISYIVLLAGQISQNSWMAANVQNPSVNTLKLILVYIVIGGCMMFFLLSRCLFIVVLGVQTSRSLFSQLLDSLFHAPVSFYDSTPLGRVLSRVSSDLSIIDLDVPFTFMFSVSASLNAYSNLGVLVFVTWQILFIAVPMIVLATRLQRYYLASAKELMRINGTTKSTLANHLGEAISGATTIRAFNQEHHFFAKYLELVDKNAGAYFYNFAAVEWLILRLETMSAVTVSFCAFAMALLPPGTLSPGFVGMALSCALSLNVSFVFSIQNQCSLANQIVAVERVKQFMEIQSEAAEVVEEHRPAQDWPQVGRVELRDLKIRYRKDAPLVLHGITCTFEGGDKIGIVGRTGSGKTTLIGALFRLVEPAEGKILIDSIDITTIGLYDLRSRLGIIPQDPTLFQGTIRYNLDPMGKFSDEEIWEVLHKCQLLASVQEKVKGLDSLA is encoded by the exons ATGCTCGTCGCCACACCACCCACCATCCGTAGTAGTATGTCAGGAGTCAAGACCTTGGACGATGAACTTGTGCAGGAGCTCAATTCGCTACGAGCAAGCTGTAGTTGCGCGAATCCTTTGCTACTGATTGGCATCGCTGCACTCCTTGTCATCATACCTTGCCTGCAGCTGCTTCTCAGTTTCCGAAAGAGCAGAGCATCTGCGCGGCAACTTGTCGCACTCAGATTCAATTCACCACTGCAGTTTGCTGGTGTGGTTTTCAATGGCTGCTTGGGCTTGGTTTATCTTGGCCTAGGACTGTGGATGGTGGCCGTGGATAACATCCACCAGGATGCTTCTGTTTACCAGCCACATTGGTGGCTGGTGGCATTGCTTCAAGGATTCAGTCTGATCCTTACCGGCTTTACTTTCAGCGTCAGGCCATGCTTCCTCGGAGTTGCATTTGTTCGATTCTGGTCGGTTTTCCTGATCGTATGTGCTGCATTCATTTTTTACTCTTCAATTGTTCACATCGACGTCGCAGATAAGGCAATCACCATGAAGGCTTGTTTTGACGTTCTGTTCCTATTAGGCACGCTTCTCTTTATTGTCTATGGAATTGGGCACATCAAGGAAGATGGTTATGGAGGAACTGACAATGATTTACGTGAGCCACTGAACATCGAGATCAGTAGCGACACAGATCATTCTGATAGTCAGATGAGCCCTTTTGCGAAAGCCGGGTTTTTCAGTACAATGTCATTTCTGTGGTTAAACCCTTTGATGAAGATGGGTTATGAGAAGCCCCTTGAGGAGAAAGATTTGCCACTTTTAGATCCCACAGATCGGTCACACAACCAGTACTTGATGCTCTTGGAGAAGCTGAACAACAAGGAGTTGCAGAGAAACGGCACGCCATCGATCTTTTGGACTATCATTTCCTGTCACAAAAGTGGGATCATGGTCTCAGGTTTATTTGCATTAGTCAAGGTGCTCGTACTATCTTCAGGGCCACTTCTTCTCAAGGCTTACGTCAATGTTTCCTTGGAAAAAGGGACCTTTACATATGAAGCCTATGTCTTGGCTGCAGCGCTGCTCTTTTGCAAATGTTGCGAATCTTTGTCGCAGAGGCAGTGGTATTTCCGAACTCGTAGGTTGGGACTCCAGGTAAGGTCATTCCTGTCAGCTGCTATCTATAAGAAACACCAGAAGTTATCCAACACAGGAAAAATGAAGCACTCTTCTGCTGAGATCATTAGCTATGTCACTGTAGATGCCTATAGGATAGGGGAATTCCCATACCGGTTCCATCAAACATGGACAGCAAGTCTTCAACTTTGCATCGCTCTGTCGATTCTGTATAATGCAGTTGGTCTTGCCATGATTGCATCGCTAGTTGTCATCATAATCACTGTACTTTGCAATACTCCAGTGGCCAAACTACAACACAAATTTCAGAGTGAACTCAGCAAAGCGCAAGACGTGAGACTGAAGGCCATGTTCGAATCCTTAACTCATATGAAAGTATTGAAACTTTATGCATGGGAGAAGCATTTCAAGATGGTCATCAAAGGGTTAAGGGAGATCGAATATAAGTGGCTGTCCACATACCAGCTTAGTAGAGCATACAGCAGAGTGCTGTTCTGGGCATCACCGGTTTTTGTTTCGGCTGCAACCTTCTTCACATGCTACCTTCTGAAAATTCCTCTCGATGCTACCAATGTCTTCACCTTTGTGGCAACTCTGAGCCTTGTGCAAGATCCAATTAGGCAGATACCAGATGTTATTGGAGTTGTAATACAAGCTAAAGTTGCTTTCAGTAGAATTGCAAGGTTTCTTGATGCACCTGAACTGAGGGGACAAGTAAGACACAAACATTGTATAGGCGAGTTTCCGATAGTGATAAACTCTGGCAGTTTTTCATGGGATGAGAACCCCTTCAAATCAACTCTGAAAAATATAAATTTGGTGGTAAAAATTGGAGCGAAGGTTGCAATTTGTGGCGAGGTAGGATCGGGAAAGTCAACACTTTTGGCTGCAGTACTAGGAGAAATCCTCAAAATAGAAGGCATG ATCCAAGTTTGTgggaaaattgcatatgtttctCAGGATGCATGGATCCAAACGGGAACTGTGCGAGACAATATTCTCTTTGTATCTCCAATGGATAAGAGAAGATACCAGGAAACGCTTTCAAGGTGCTGCTTAGTCAAGGACCTTGAAATGTTGCCGTTTGGAGATCATACTCAAATTGGGGAGAGAGGGGTGACTCTTAGTGGTGGTCAGAAGCAGCGTATTCAGCTTGCTCGCGCGTTATACCAAAATGCAGACATCTATCTGCTTGACGACCCTTTCAGTGCTGTTGATGCCCATACAGCAACAAGTCTCTTCAAT GAATATGTTATGGGAGCTCTATCAGACAAGACTGTTCTTTTGGTGACCCACCAAGTGGATTTTCTACCCGGATTTGATTCCATTCTG TTAATGTCAAATGGAGAGATTATTCGATCCGCACCTTATCAAGATCTAATGGTGTCTTGTCAAGAATTTCAGAACCTTGTAAAGGCTCATAAAAATACTATTCGCATTTCAGATCTTAACAAAGTGTTATCCCACAAAGCAAAGGGAATGTCGACCAAGAAGAAAAATGATAATCATGGAAACATATATTTAGAGTCTGTGAAGCCATCACCAGCAAATCAGTTGATTAAAACGGAGGAAAGGGAAATTGGGGATACAGGCCTCAAGCCTTATATACTCTACCTGCGCCAGAACAAAGGCTTCTTGAATGCCTCTCTTTGCGCTATTTCCTACATAGTTCTCCTAGCTGGGCAAATATCACAGAATTCATGGATGGCAGCAAATGTCCAGAATCCTAGTGTTAATACACTGAAGTTGATTTTGGTATACATTGTTATTGGAGGTTGTATGATGTTCTTCCTACTATCTAGATGTTTATTTATTGTTGTTCTTGGGGTCCAGACATCAAGATCCTTGTTTTCCCAATTACTTGATTCGTTGTTCCATGCACCTGTGTCATTCTATGATTCTACCCCTCTTGGAAGGGTACTTAGCCGG GTTTCTTCAGATTTAAGTATTATTGACCTTGATGTTCCATTCACCTTCATGTTTAGCGTTAGTGCCAGCTTAAATGCATATAGCAATCTGGGGGTCTTGGTATTTGTTACATGGCAAATTCTATTTATCGCAGTGCCAATGATAGTTCTGGCAACCAGATTGCAG AGGTACTATTTAGCCTCAGCTAAGGAATTGATGCGGATCAATGGCACTACCAAGTCCACTCTAGCTAATCACTTAGGTGAAGCGATTTCAGGGGCTACAACTATCCGGGCCTTCAATCAAGAACATCATTTCTTTGCTAAATATTTGGAGCTTGTTGACAAGAATGCCGGCGCATACTTTTATAATTTTGCAGCAGTTGAATGGCTGATTCTACGGCTGGAAACAATGAGTGCTGTTACTGTTTCCTTTTGTGCCTTTGCCAtggctcttcttcctcctggAACACTTAGCCCCG GTTTTGTAGGAATGGCATTGTCATGTGCTCTGTCCCTAAATGTGTCCTTTGTTTTCTCAATACAAAACCAATGCAGCCTTGCAAATCAAATTGTCGCCGTGGAAAGGGTGAAGCAGTTCATGGAGATACAAAGTGAAGCAGCAGAAGTTGTTGAAGAACATCGACCAGCACAAGACTGGCCCCAAGTTGGCAGGGTGGAGCTTAGAGATTTAAAG ATTAGGTATAGGAAGGATGCTCCCCTTGTGCTACATGGAATCACTTGCACCTTTGAAGGTGGAGATAAAATTGGTATTGTTGGCCGGACTGGAAGTGGCAAGACAACTTTAATCGGTGCATTGTTTCGTCTAGTTGAGCCAGCTGAAGGGAAAATATTGATAGACTCCATAGACATCACCACAATAGGCTTATACGACCTGCGTTCACGTTTAGGTATCATTCCACAAGATCCGACACTTTTTCAGGGCACCATAAGATACAATCTTGACCCTATGGGGAAATTCTCGGATGAAGAAATTTGGGAG
- the LOC120640464 gene encoding ABC transporter C family member 10-like isoform X5, whose amino-acid sequence MLVATPPTIRSSMSGVKTLDDELVQELNSLRASCSCANPLLLIGIAALLVIIPCLQLLLSFRKSRASARQLVALRFNSPLQFAGVVFNGCLGLVYLGLGLWMVAVDNIHQDASVYQPHWWLVALLQGFSLILTGFTFSVRPCFLGVAFVRFWSVFLIVCAAFIFYSSIVHIDVADKAITMKACFDVLFLLGTLLFIVYGIGHIKEDGYGGTDNDLREPLNIEISSDTDHSDSQMSPFAKAGFFSTMSFLWLNPLMKMGYEKPLEEKDLPLLDPTDRSHNQYLMLLEKLNNKELQRNGTPSIFWTIISCHKSGIMVSGLFALVKVLVLSSGPLLLKAYVNVSLEKGTFTYEAYVLAAALLFCKCCESLSQRQWYFRTRRLGLQVRSFLSAAIYKKHQKLSNTGKMKHSSAEIISYVTVDAYRIGEFPYRFHQTWTASLQLCIALSILYNAVGLAMIASLVVIIITVLCNTPVAKLQHKFQSELSKAQDVRLKAMFESLTHMKVLKLYAWEKHFKMVIKGLREIEYKWLSTYQLSRAYSRVLFWASPVFVSAATFFTCYLLKIPLDATNVFTFVATLSLVQDPIRQIPDVIGVVIQAKVAFSRIARFLDAPELRGQVRHKHCIGEFPIVINSGSFSWDENPFKSTLKNINLVVKIGAKVAICGEVGSGKSTLLAAVLGEILKIEGMIQVCGKIAYVSQDAWIQTGTVRDNILFVSPMDKRRYQETLSRCCLVKDLEMLPFGDHTQIGERGVTLSGGQKQRIQLARALYQNADIYLLDDPFSAVDAHTATSLFNEYVMGALSDKTVLLVTHQVDFLPGFDSILLMSNGEIIRSAPYQDLMVSCQEFQNLVKAHKNTIRISDLNKVLSHKAKGMSTKKKNDNHGNIYLESVKPSPANQLIKTEEREIGDTGLKPYILYLRQNKGFLNASLCAISYIVLLAGQISQNSWMAANVQNPSVNTLKLILVYIVIGGCMMFFLLSRCLFIVVLGVQTSRSLFSQLLDSLFHAPVSFYDSTPLGRVLSRVSSDLSIIDLDVPFTFMFSVSASLNAYSNLGVLVFVTWQILFIAVPMIVLATRLQRYYLASAKELMRINGTTKSTLANHLGEAISGATTIRAFNQEHHFFAKYLELVDKNAGAYFYNFAAVEWLILRLETMSAVTVSFCAFAMALLPPGTLSPGFVGMALSCALSLNVSFVFSIQNQCSLANQIVAVERVKQFMEIQSEAAEVVEEHRPAQDWPQVGRVELRDLKIRYRKDAPLVLHGITCTFEGGDKIGIVGRTGSGKTTLIGALFRLVEPAEGKILIDSIDITTIGLYDLRSRLGIIPQDPTLFQGTIRYNLDPMGKFSDEEIWESRREEKRPRGL is encoded by the exons ATGCTCGTCGCCACACCACCCACCATCCGTAGTAGTATGTCAGGAGTCAAGACCTTGGACGATGAACTTGTGCAGGAGCTCAATTCGCTACGAGCAAGCTGTAGTTGCGCGAATCCTTTGCTACTGATTGGCATCGCTGCACTCCTTGTCATCATACCTTGCCTGCAGCTGCTTCTCAGTTTCCGAAAGAGCAGAGCATCTGCGCGGCAACTTGTCGCACTCAGATTCAATTCACCACTGCAGTTTGCTGGTGTGGTTTTCAATGGCTGCTTGGGCTTGGTTTATCTTGGCCTAGGACTGTGGATGGTGGCCGTGGATAACATCCACCAGGATGCTTCTGTTTACCAGCCACATTGGTGGCTGGTGGCATTGCTTCAAGGATTCAGTCTGATCCTTACCGGCTTTACTTTCAGCGTCAGGCCATGCTTCCTCGGAGTTGCATTTGTTCGATTCTGGTCGGTTTTCCTGATCGTATGTGCTGCATTCATTTTTTACTCTTCAATTGTTCACATCGACGTCGCAGATAAGGCAATCACCATGAAGGCTTGTTTTGACGTTCTGTTCCTATTAGGCACGCTTCTCTTTATTGTCTATGGAATTGGGCACATCAAGGAAGATGGTTATGGAGGAACTGACAATGATTTACGTGAGCCACTGAACATCGAGATCAGTAGCGACACAGATCATTCTGATAGTCAGATGAGCCCTTTTGCGAAAGCCGGGTTTTTCAGTACAATGTCATTTCTGTGGTTAAACCCTTTGATGAAGATGGGTTATGAGAAGCCCCTTGAGGAGAAAGATTTGCCACTTTTAGATCCCACAGATCGGTCACACAACCAGTACTTGATGCTCTTGGAGAAGCTGAACAACAAGGAGTTGCAGAGAAACGGCACGCCATCGATCTTTTGGACTATCATTTCCTGTCACAAAAGTGGGATCATGGTCTCAGGTTTATTTGCATTAGTCAAGGTGCTCGTACTATCTTCAGGGCCACTTCTTCTCAAGGCTTACGTCAATGTTTCCTTGGAAAAAGGGACCTTTACATATGAAGCCTATGTCTTGGCTGCAGCGCTGCTCTTTTGCAAATGTTGCGAATCTTTGTCGCAGAGGCAGTGGTATTTCCGAACTCGTAGGTTGGGACTCCAGGTAAGGTCATTCCTGTCAGCTGCTATCTATAAGAAACACCAGAAGTTATCCAACACAGGAAAAATGAAGCACTCTTCTGCTGAGATCATTAGCTATGTCACTGTAGATGCCTATAGGATAGGGGAATTCCCATACCGGTTCCATCAAACATGGACAGCAAGTCTTCAACTTTGCATCGCTCTGTCGATTCTGTATAATGCAGTTGGTCTTGCCATGATTGCATCGCTAGTTGTCATCATAATCACTGTACTTTGCAATACTCCAGTGGCCAAACTACAACACAAATTTCAGAGTGAACTCAGCAAAGCGCAAGACGTGAGACTGAAGGCCATGTTCGAATCCTTAACTCATATGAAAGTATTGAAACTTTATGCATGGGAGAAGCATTTCAAGATGGTCATCAAAGGGTTAAGGGAGATCGAATATAAGTGGCTGTCCACATACCAGCTTAGTAGAGCATACAGCAGAGTGCTGTTCTGGGCATCACCGGTTTTTGTTTCGGCTGCAACCTTCTTCACATGCTACCTTCTGAAAATTCCTCTCGATGCTACCAATGTCTTCACCTTTGTGGCAACTCTGAGCCTTGTGCAAGATCCAATTAGGCAGATACCAGATGTTATTGGAGTTGTAATACAAGCTAAAGTTGCTTTCAGTAGAATTGCAAGGTTTCTTGATGCACCTGAACTGAGGGGACAAGTAAGACACAAACATTGTATAGGCGAGTTTCCGATAGTGATAAACTCTGGCAGTTTTTCATGGGATGAGAACCCCTTCAAATCAACTCTGAAAAATATAAATTTGGTGGTAAAAATTGGAGCGAAGGTTGCAATTTGTGGCGAGGTAGGATCGGGAAAGTCAACACTTTTGGCTGCAGTACTAGGAGAAATCCTCAAAATAGAAGGCATG ATCCAAGTTTGTgggaaaattgcatatgtttctCAGGATGCATGGATCCAAACGGGAACTGTGCGAGACAATATTCTCTTTGTATCTCCAATGGATAAGAGAAGATACCAGGAAACGCTTTCAAGGTGCTGCTTAGTCAAGGACCTTGAAATGTTGCCGTTTGGAGATCATACTCAAATTGGGGAGAGAGGGGTGACTCTTAGTGGTGGTCAGAAGCAGCGTATTCAGCTTGCTCGCGCGTTATACCAAAATGCAGACATCTATCTGCTTGACGACCCTTTCAGTGCTGTTGATGCCCATACAGCAACAAGTCTCTTCAAT GAATATGTTATGGGAGCTCTATCAGACAAGACTGTTCTTTTGGTGACCCACCAAGTGGATTTTCTACCCGGATTTGATTCCATTCTG TTAATGTCAAATGGAGAGATTATTCGATCCGCACCTTATCAAGATCTAATGGTGTCTTGTCAAGAATTTCAGAACCTTGTAAAGGCTCATAAAAATACTATTCGCATTTCAGATCTTAACAAAGTGTTATCCCACAAAGCAAAGGGAATGTCGACCAAGAAGAAAAATGATAATCATGGAAACATATATTTAGAGTCTGTGAAGCCATCACCAGCAAATCAGTTGATTAAAACGGAGGAAAGGGAAATTGGGGATACAGGCCTCAAGCCTTATATACTCTACCTGCGCCAGAACAAAGGCTTCTTGAATGCCTCTCTTTGCGCTATTTCCTACATAGTTCTCCTAGCTGGGCAAATATCACAGAATTCATGGATGGCAGCAAATGTCCAGAATCCTAGTGTTAATACACTGAAGTTGATTTTGGTATACATTGTTATTGGAGGTTGTATGATGTTCTTCCTACTATCTAGATGTTTATTTATTGTTGTTCTTGGGGTCCAGACATCAAGATCCTTGTTTTCCCAATTACTTGATTCGTTGTTCCATGCACCTGTGTCATTCTATGATTCTACCCCTCTTGGAAGGGTACTTAGCCGG GTTTCTTCAGATTTAAGTATTATTGACCTTGATGTTCCATTCACCTTCATGTTTAGCGTTAGTGCCAGCTTAAATGCATATAGCAATCTGGGGGTCTTGGTATTTGTTACATGGCAAATTCTATTTATCGCAGTGCCAATGATAGTTCTGGCAACCAGATTGCAG AGGTACTATTTAGCCTCAGCTAAGGAATTGATGCGGATCAATGGCACTACCAAGTCCACTCTAGCTAATCACTTAGGTGAAGCGATTTCAGGGGCTACAACTATCCGGGCCTTCAATCAAGAACATCATTTCTTTGCTAAATATTTGGAGCTTGTTGACAAGAATGCCGGCGCATACTTTTATAATTTTGCAGCAGTTGAATGGCTGATTCTACGGCTGGAAACAATGAGTGCTGTTACTGTTTCCTTTTGTGCCTTTGCCAtggctcttcttcctcctggAACACTTAGCCCCG GTTTTGTAGGAATGGCATTGTCATGTGCTCTGTCCCTAAATGTGTCCTTTGTTTTCTCAATACAAAACCAATGCAGCCTTGCAAATCAAATTGTCGCCGTGGAAAGGGTGAAGCAGTTCATGGAGATACAAAGTGAAGCAGCAGAAGTTGTTGAAGAACATCGACCAGCACAAGACTGGCCCCAAGTTGGCAGGGTGGAGCTTAGAGATTTAAAG ATTAGGTATAGGAAGGATGCTCCCCTTGTGCTACATGGAATCACTTGCACCTTTGAAGGTGGAGATAAAATTGGTATTGTTGGCCGGACTGGAAGTGGCAAGACAACTTTAATCGGTGCATTGTTTCGTCTAGTTGAGCCAGCTGAAGGGAAAATATTGATAGACTCCATAGACATCACCACAATAGGCTTATACGACCTGCGTTCACGTTTAGGTATCATTCCACAAGATCCGACACTTTTTCAGGGCACCATAAGATACAATCTTGACCCTATGGGGAAATTCTCGGATGAAGAAATTTGGGAG tccagaagagaagaaaaaagaccCAGGGGCCTGTGA